In Streptomyces nojiriensis, one genomic interval encodes:
- a CDS encoding macro domain-containing protein has protein sequence MSVDRVPSPLRVVLTDVNAEVVQAWRAAFADTPGVEIRRGSILDEAVDAWVTPTNSRGRMDGGVDAVIKRHLGAGIQLRVQRAIRAQFAGSLPVGSAVCVASGAVVPKFLISTPTMEQSSQNVRETLNVALASAAAFQAVHLQNAEAPGSIRSVALVGMGARTGRVPARVCANLMWTGYTLFHDFRFDDYDDLRSTVVAQLDDIDGGPAGERVRITPPQRRTAGRR, from the coding sequence ATGAGTGTGGACCGAGTGCCGTCGCCGCTCCGGGTGGTGCTGACCGACGTCAACGCGGAGGTGGTCCAGGCGTGGCGGGCCGCGTTCGCCGACACTCCCGGAGTCGAGATCCGCCGGGGTTCGATCCTCGACGAGGCGGTCGACGCCTGGGTCACGCCGACCAACTCCAGGGGCCGGATGGACGGCGGGGTCGACGCGGTCATCAAGCGGCACCTGGGAGCGGGCATCCAGCTGCGCGTGCAGCGCGCGATCCGCGCGCAGTTCGCGGGCAGCCTCCCGGTGGGGAGCGCGGTGTGCGTCGCGTCGGGGGCGGTCGTGCCGAAGTTCCTGATATCGACGCCGACGATGGAGCAGTCCTCGCAGAACGTGCGCGAGACCCTGAACGTCGCCCTGGCGTCCGCGGCCGCGTTCCAGGCGGTCCACCTGCAGAACGCCGAAGCGCCGGGCAGCATCCGGTCGGTGGCGCTGGTCGGCATGGGCGCCCGGACCGGCCGGGTGCCCGCCCGGGTGTGTGCCAACCTGATGTGGACGGGCTACACGCTGTTCCACGACTTCCGCTTCGACGACTACGACGACCTGCGCAGCACGGTCGTCGCGCAACTCGACGACATCGACGGCGGGCCCGCCGGGGAGCGGGTGCGCATCACGCCCCCGCAGCGGCGCACGGCCGGCCGCCGCTGA
- a CDS encoding amino acid permease produces the protein MGGFGNFAISFSVISVLSGCMTLYGFGMGSGGPAVMLWGWVGVGLFVLCVGLALAEVTSAYPTSGALYYMADRLGGRRWGWYTGWLNLLGLLGAIAGIDYGAALFTGAFLNLRFGFVPTPGSTFLIFLCILLLHAALNLFGVRLVSVLNSISVWWHLGGVAVIVGALAFVPDNHRSASFVFTEFVNDTGWANPFYVAAVGLLLAQYTFSGYDASAHLSEETSNASVSAAKGIVRAIWVSWIAGFALLAGLTFAIQDYAAVQNSATGVPPAQIFIDALGSGGATALLLVVIVAQLFCGNAEVAAASRMVFAFSRDNALPGSALWRKVSGRTQTPVPAVWLSVVVAGVLALPSLYSATAYGAVTAINVIGITPAYAIPIYLRLRAGNRFEPGPWNLGRWSKPIGWIAVLWVALVTVLFCLPQKSPVTIDSMNYAVIALAVVLVLASVWWYVARRSYGTPSAYGNAREQAEIAEDIV, from the coding sequence ATGGGCGGCTTCGGCAATTTCGCCATCAGCTTCTCCGTCATATCCGTCCTCTCCGGCTGCATGACGCTGTACGGCTTCGGCATGGGCTCCGGCGGCCCGGCCGTGATGCTGTGGGGCTGGGTCGGTGTAGGCCTCTTCGTGCTCTGCGTGGGTCTCGCCCTGGCCGAGGTCACCAGCGCCTACCCCACCTCCGGTGCGCTCTACTACATGGCCGACCGGCTCGGCGGACGCCGCTGGGGCTGGTACACGGGCTGGCTGAACCTGCTCGGCCTGCTGGGCGCCATCGCCGGCATCGACTACGGCGCGGCCCTGTTCACCGGCGCCTTCCTCAACCTCCGCTTCGGGTTCGTGCCCACTCCCGGCTCGACCTTCCTGATCTTCCTGTGCATCCTGCTGCTGCACGCCGCGCTCAACCTCTTCGGGGTCCGCCTCGTCAGCGTGCTCAACTCCATCAGCGTCTGGTGGCACCTGGGCGGCGTCGCCGTGATCGTCGGCGCCCTGGCCTTCGTCCCCGACAACCACCGGTCGGCTTCGTTCGTCTTCACCGAGTTCGTCAACGACACCGGCTGGGCCAACCCGTTCTACGTGGCGGCTGTCGGCCTGCTGCTCGCCCAGTACACCTTCTCCGGCTACGACGCCTCCGCGCACCTCTCGGAAGAGACCAGCAACGCCTCCGTATCCGCAGCCAAGGGCATCGTCCGGGCCATCTGGGTCTCCTGGATCGCCGGTTTCGCCCTGCTCGCCGGCCTCACCTTCGCCATCCAGGACTACGCGGCCGTCCAGAACAGCGCCACCGGCGTCCCGCCCGCCCAGATCTTCATCGACGCGCTGGGCTCCGGCGGCGCCACCGCCCTGCTCCTCGTCGTCATCGTCGCGCAGCTCTTCTGCGGCAACGCCGAGGTCGCGGCCGCGAGCCGGATGGTCTTCGCGTTCAGCCGGGACAACGCGCTCCCCGGCTCCGCCCTGTGGCGCAAGGTCAGCGGCCGGACCCAGACGCCGGTGCCGGCCGTCTGGCTGTCCGTCGTGGTCGCGGGCGTACTGGCCCTCCCCTCCCTGTACTCCGCCACCGCCTACGGGGCCGTGACCGCCATCAACGTCATCGGCATCACCCCGGCCTATGCCATCCCGATCTACCTGCGCCTGCGCGCCGGCAACCGCTTCGAGCCGGGCCCCTGGAACCTGGGCCGCTGGAGCAAGCCGATCGGCTGGATCGCCGTCCTGTGGGTGGCGCTCGTCACCGTCCTCTTCTGCCTGCCCCAGAAGTCCCCCGTGACCATCGACTCGATGAACTACGCCGTGATCGCCCTGGCCGTGGTCCTGGTCCTGGCCAGCGTCTGGTGGTACGTCGCCCGCCGCTCGTACGGCACCCCGTCGGCCTACGGCAACGCGCGCGAGCAGGCGGAGATCGCCGAGGACATCGTCTGA
- a CDS encoding FGGY family carbohydrate kinase has protein sequence MTGPVLAVDQGTSGTKALVVCPVRGVIGSGSAPVRPRYLPGGRVEVDPGELLDSVVDAGRAALAAAGEPVVAVGLANQGETVLAWDPATGEPLTDAIVWQDRRAEQLCTELAAHAPALRETTGLPLDPYFAAPKMAWIRRHLTRRGVVTTSDVWLVHRLTGAFVTDAATAGRTQLLDLDTTRWSEAALDTFGLTGERLPEVVDADTLVGTTTAFGPELPLTGLLVDQQAALLAQSVTEPGTAKCTYGTGAFLLAQTGRRPLRSTSGLVGCVAWRLAGRTSYCLDGQVYTAASAVRWLTDLGVISGAADLDTVGGRVPDAGGVTFVPALAGLAAPWWRGDLRGSVTGLGLDTTAGHLVRALCDGVAAQVAELADAAAADLGAPLAALRVDGGLTRSALLMQAQADLLGIPVEVSALPDVTALGVGAVARLGFDPSLTVAEAVPEWKPSAVYEPRADAAEAAERRARFRAAVSALLGDAPA, from the coding sequence ATGACGGGCCCGGTGCTCGCTGTCGATCAAGGCACCTCGGGGACCAAGGCGCTGGTCGTCTGTCCGGTACGCGGGGTCATCGGATCCGGGTCCGCCCCCGTACGCCCCCGCTACCTGCCGGGCGGCCGGGTCGAGGTCGACCCCGGCGAACTGCTGGACTCGGTCGTCGACGCCGGACGCGCCGCGCTGGCGGCGGCGGGCGAGCCCGTGGTGGCGGTGGGCCTCGCCAACCAGGGCGAGACCGTGCTCGCCTGGGATCCGGCGACCGGCGAACCGCTGACCGACGCGATCGTCTGGCAGGACCGGCGCGCCGAACAGCTCTGCACCGAACTGGCCGCGCACGCCCCCGCCTTGCGGGAGACGACCGGTCTGCCGCTCGACCCGTACTTCGCCGCCCCCAAGATGGCCTGGATACGCCGCCACCTGACCCGGCGCGGTGTCGTGACGACCAGCGACGTCTGGCTCGTGCACCGCCTCACCGGCGCGTTCGTCACCGACGCGGCGACCGCCGGCCGCACCCAGCTGCTCGACCTCGACACCACCCGCTGGTCGGAGGCGGCACTCGACACCTTCGGCCTCACGGGTGAGCGGCTGCCGGAGGTCGTCGACGCGGACACCCTCGTCGGCACCACCACCGCGTTCGGTCCCGAGCTGCCGCTGACAGGACTGCTCGTGGACCAGCAAGCCGCGCTGCTCGCCCAGAGCGTCACCGAGCCCGGCACCGCCAAGTGCACCTACGGCACCGGCGCGTTCCTCCTCGCGCAGACCGGCCGGCGCCCCCTGCGCAGCACCTCCGGACTGGTCGGCTGCGTGGCGTGGCGGCTCGCCGGCCGGACCAGCTACTGCCTGGACGGGCAGGTGTACACGGCCGCCTCCGCCGTGCGCTGGCTCACCGATCTCGGCGTGATCTCCGGCGCCGCCGACCTCGACACCGTGGGCGGGCGCGTCCCCGACGCCGGCGGCGTCACCTTCGTCCCCGCGCTCGCCGGGCTCGCCGCCCCGTGGTGGCGGGGCGACCTGCGGGGCTCGGTCACCGGTCTGGGCCTCGACACCACCGCAGGACATCTGGTGCGCGCCCTGTGCGACGGCGTCGCCGCCCAGGTGGCGGAGCTCGCGGACGCGGCCGCCGCCGACCTGGGCGCCCCGCTCGCCGCCCTGCGCGTCGACGGCGGGCTGACCCGGTCCGCGCTGCTCATGCAGGCCCAGGCCGACCTCCTCGGGATCCCCGTGGAAGTGTCGGCGCTGCCGGACGTCACCGCGCTCGGCGTCGGCGCCGTCGCCCGGCTCGGGTTCGATCCCTCGCTCACCGTCGCCGAGGCCGTCCCGGAGTGGAAGCCGTCCGCCGTCTACGAGCCGCGGGCCGACGCCGCCGAGGCGGCGGAGCGGCGCGCACGCTTCCGCGCGGCCGTCTCGGCCCTGCTCGGCGACGCACCGGCATGA
- a CDS encoding FAD-dependent oxidoreductase, protein MTTTTGGAVTTGGALPGGEYDVTVVGAGVVGTAIARELARLPLRIALVDASDDVGDGTSKANTAILHTGFDAVPGSLESRLVREGHRLLSAYAAESGIPVEPLGALLVAWDEEQLAALPGLAEKAVRNGYRAARIIAAEEVRAREPELGPGVLGALDVPGESLVCPWTTTLAYATQAVRAGVDLHLNCRVRKVVSGETHTLATTRGPLRTRHLVNAAGLYADEIDRLLGHADFAVTPRRGQLIVFDELARTLVRHILLPVPGALGKGVLVSPTVYGNVMLGPTAEDLDDKTDTGSTAEGLALLREKGRRILPALLEEEVTAVYAGLRAATGDDDYAIRAHPAQRYVTVGGIRSTGLTASMAIAAHVVELLADGGLPVTGAREPAPVRMPNLGEAFLRPYRDAELIAKDPEYGRIVCHCERVTRGEIRDALASTVPPGSPDGLRRRTRARAGRCQGFHCGAAVRALFEEARG, encoded by the coding sequence ATGACCACCACCACCGGCGGCGCCGTCACCACCGGCGGCGCCCTGCCCGGCGGGGAGTACGACGTGACGGTCGTCGGCGCCGGCGTCGTGGGCACGGCGATCGCGCGCGAACTGGCCCGGCTCCCGCTGCGGATCGCCCTGGTCGACGCGTCCGACGACGTCGGCGACGGCACCTCGAAGGCCAACACCGCCATCCTGCACACCGGCTTCGACGCGGTGCCCGGCTCCCTGGAGTCCCGGCTCGTCCGGGAGGGCCACCGGCTGCTCTCCGCGTACGCCGCCGAGAGCGGCATCCCGGTGGAGCCGCTCGGGGCGCTCCTCGTCGCCTGGGACGAGGAGCAGCTGGCCGCCCTGCCGGGGCTCGCGGAGAAGGCCGTACGCAACGGCTACCGCGCGGCCCGGATCATCGCGGCCGAGGAGGTGCGGGCCCGCGAGCCGGAGCTCGGACCCGGGGTGCTGGGTGCGCTCGACGTGCCGGGGGAGTCCCTCGTCTGCCCCTGGACGACCACGCTCGCGTACGCCACGCAGGCCGTGCGTGCGGGCGTCGACCTCCACCTCAACTGCCGCGTGCGGAAAGTCGTTTCGGGCGAGACGCATACCCTGGCCACGACCCGGGGCCCGCTGCGCACCCGGCACCTGGTCAACGCGGCCGGTCTGTACGCCGACGAGATCGACCGGCTCCTCGGCCACGCGGACTTCGCCGTGACGCCCCGGCGCGGCCAGCTGATCGTCTTCGACGAGCTCGCCCGCACCCTGGTACGGCACATCCTGCTGCCGGTACCGGGCGCCCTCGGCAAGGGGGTGCTGGTGTCGCCGACGGTGTACGGGAACGTGATGCTCGGGCCGACCGCCGAAGACCTCGACGACAAGACGGACACCGGATCGACCGCCGAGGGGCTCGCGCTGCTGCGGGAGAAGGGCCGACGGATCCTGCCGGCCCTCCTGGAGGAGGAGGTCACCGCCGTGTACGCCGGCCTGCGGGCCGCCACCGGCGACGACGACTACGCGATCCGGGCCCACCCCGCTCAGCGCTACGTCACCGTGGGCGGGATCCGTTCGACGGGACTGACGGCCTCGATGGCGATCGCCGCCCACGTCGTGGAACTGCTCGCCGACGGCGGCCTGCCGGTGACCGGGGCCCGGGAACCGGCACCGGTACGGATGCCGAACCTGGGCGAGGCGTTCCTCCGGCCTTACCGCGACGCGGAGTTGATCGCGAAGGACCCGGAGTACGGCCGGATCGTCTGCCACTGCGAGCGCGTGACGCGCGGGGAGATCCGCGACGCGCTGGCCTCGACCGTCCCGCCCGGTTCGCCGGACGGCCTGCGGCGCCGTACCCGCGCACGGGCCGGCCGCTGCCAGGGCTTCCACTGCGGGGCCGCCGTCCGTGCGCTGTTCGAGGAGGCCCGCGGGTGA
- a CDS encoding NAD(P)/FAD-dependent oxidoreductase: MSRDRTVDVLVVGAGPAGLALAARLARAGAGHVEVLEREQDAGGVPRHCHHGGFGGPVHPWLTGPAYALRAVRAATAAGAKLRTGVSATGWAGPLTLETTSSAGLERITARAVVLATGARERPRSARLVPGSRPAGVLTTGELQQSVHLYGQHIGRRAVVVGAEPVARHAVRTLRRAGAEVVAVVTERARAAAVPGVPLLTATTVAELRGRGRLSGVAVRHEDGRCGVLACDTVVFTGDWIPDHELARRGGIALDPGTRGPCVDASFRTSVPGVFAVGNALHGVERAATAAAEGDAAAAAVLARLSGAPWPEPGPPLLVRAPLLWVAPNRLTDVGGRPLLLRSGEPLTAPVLTAAQDGLLLWRRRFPVRMSPSRSLRLPPGWTDRVDPSGGPVVLGIG, from the coding sequence GTGAGCCGCGACCGCACGGTCGACGTCCTGGTCGTCGGCGCCGGTCCCGCCGGGCTGGCCCTGGCCGCCCGCCTCGCGCGCGCGGGCGCCGGCCACGTCGAGGTCCTGGAGCGCGAGCAGGACGCGGGCGGAGTGCCGCGCCACTGCCACCACGGCGGATTCGGGGGGCCCGTACATCCCTGGCTCACCGGACCGGCGTACGCGCTGCGGGCCGTGCGGGCGGCGACGGCGGCCGGGGCGAAGCTCCGTACCGGTGTCAGCGCCACCGGCTGGGCCGGCCCGTTGACCCTGGAGACCACGAGCTCGGCGGGCCTGGAGCGGATCACCGCCCGGGCGGTCGTCCTCGCCACGGGCGCGCGCGAGCGCCCGCGCAGCGCCCGGCTGGTGCCGGGCTCCCGGCCGGCGGGCGTGCTGACCACCGGGGAACTGCAGCAGTCGGTCCACCTGTACGGCCAGCACATCGGCCGACGGGCCGTCGTGGTGGGCGCCGAGCCGGTGGCCCGCCACGCCGTACGCACCCTGCGCCGGGCGGGAGCGGAGGTGGTGGCCGTCGTCACGGAGCGCGCCCGCGCCGCCGCCGTACCGGGAGTCCCGCTGCTCACGGCCACGACGGTGGCCGAACTGCGCGGCCGGGGCCGCCTGTCGGGCGTGGCCGTGCGCCACGAGGACGGCCGCTGCGGGGTCCTCGCGTGCGACACGGTGGTCTTCACCGGCGACTGGATCCCCGACCACGAGCTGGCGCGCCGCGGCGGCATCGCCCTGGACCCGGGCACGCGCGGGCCTTGCGTGGACGCGTCCTTCCGTACGTCGGTGCCGGGGGTCTTCGCGGTCGGCAACGCCCTGCACGGCGTCGAACGCGCCGCCACCGCGGCCGCGGAGGGGGACGCCGCCGCGGCCGCGGTCCTGGCCCGCCTCTCGGGTGCGCCGTGGCCGGAGCCCGGTCCGCCGCTGCTCGTCCGGGCCCCGCTGCTGTGGGTGGCGCCGAACCGGCTCACGGACGTCGGGGGACGGCCGCTGCTGCTGCGGTCGGGGGAGCCGCTGACCGCCCCGGTGTTGACGGCCGCCCAGGACGGCCTGCTGCTGTGGCGACGGCGGTTCCCGGTCCGGATGTCGCCGTCACGATCGCTGAGGCTGCCGCCGGGATGGACGGACCGGGTCGACCCGTCGGGCGGTCCGGTCGTGCTGGGCATCGGCTGA
- a CDS encoding Dyp-type peroxidase produces the protein MSVLQDGIYHGPGRRPPGHLALVFLRADPEAGAAAVDGALREVTAMLRGLADGVVPELPGHPVPSAGLEFLLGLGPKAFDIAGAKLPCPAVLGPRLRFRSPRPTGGGPLLVGGGLSYAPDVVRNDATEEFCLQLTADTQLAVSRAVVELWKLLRGARTGDTRTATLEIAGIHTGFQRDDRRSWIGFHDGVSNLGSADRERVISIGAEDAGSDPWTIGGTCLVFARLTVDLDQWHVLPRAQQEFLVGRDKLTGAPLTGRDTEGRPVPAEGCPVAGTTEVTQPGNEEFLEPRPTADPVLLTAHVRRANLTATADPDQSGSLRVFRQGYEFFEPVAAAPGFRAGLNFIGFQDSPERVLRILTQRGWLGGVNFGGQPGPDGPAGRLLAVRAAGTYLVPPVRDGAPYPGAEAFG, from the coding sequence ATGAGCGTCCTCCAGGACGGGATCTACCACGGGCCCGGCCGGCGCCCGCCCGGCCATCTGGCGCTCGTGTTCCTGAGGGCCGACCCGGAGGCCGGCGCCGCCGCCGTCGACGGCGCGCTGCGCGAGGTCACCGCGATGCTGCGCGGCCTCGCCGACGGCGTCGTGCCGGAGCTGCCGGGCCACCCGGTGCCGAGCGCCGGCCTGGAATTCCTGCTCGGCCTCGGCCCGAAGGCGTTCGACATCGCCGGCGCGAAACTCCCGTGCCCGGCCGTACTCGGCCCGCGCCTGCGGTTCCGCTCGCCCCGCCCCACCGGAGGCGGGCCGCTGCTGGTCGGCGGGGGCCTGTCCTACGCGCCGGACGTCGTCCGCAACGACGCCACGGAGGAGTTCTGCCTGCAGCTCACCGCGGACACCCAGCTCGCGGTCTCGCGTGCCGTGGTGGAACTGTGGAAGCTGCTGCGCGGCGCGCGCACCGGCGACACGCGGACGGCCACGCTGGAGATCGCGGGCATCCACACCGGATTCCAGCGCGACGACCGGCGCAGCTGGATCGGCTTCCACGACGGCGTGTCCAACCTGGGCAGCGCCGACCGGGAACGGGTCATCAGCATCGGGGCGGAAGACGCCGGCTCGGACCCCTGGACGATCGGCGGTACGTGCCTGGTCTTCGCCCGCCTCACCGTCGACCTCGACCAGTGGCACGTCCTGCCGCGCGCGCAGCAGGAGTTCCTCGTCGGCCGGGACAAGCTCACCGGAGCCCCGCTCACCGGCCGCGACACCGAAGGGCGGCCCGTACCGGCCGAGGGCTGCCCGGTGGCCGGGACCACCGAGGTGACGCAGCCGGGCAACGAGGAGTTCCTGGAGCCACGGCCCACCGCCGATCCGGTGCTGCTCACCGCCCATGTGCGGCGGGCCAATCTGACCGCCACCGCCGACCCCGACCAGAGCGGCTCGCTGCGGGTGTTCCGGCAGGGGTACGAGTTCTTCGAACCGGTCGCGGCCGCCCCGGGCTTCCGGGCCGGACTGAACTTCATCGGCTTCCAGGACAGCCCCGAACGGGTGCTGCGCATCCTCACCCAGCGCGGCTGGCTGGGCGGCGTCAACTTCGGCGGGCAGCCCGGTCCGGACGGACCGGCCGGGCGGCTGCTGGCGGTACGGGCGGCCGGTACGTACCTGGTTCCGCCCGTACGGGACGGGGCCCCCTATCCGGGGGCCGAGGCATTCGGCTGA
- a CDS encoding radical SAM/SPASM domain-containing protein, producing MSVLLQIGRRPPEREPRPASGAAPGPLGLDAETRVFRSAHGAHLFVADGSRIYDLPEEAADRLERWTAAAHDPAQDADLAAGLGLPLWGGAGMPAPRIDGTPAAVPPLSSLSLNVMQACNLSCGHCYADEGRFGGSARAMPRETAFAAVDRLLAEAAPDAAVVVGFMGGEPLLARDLVHEVVAYATRAGAATGHAVRFALTTNLTTVRPADAELFAAHPFTVAVSLDGDRAGHDALRRAPGGGSAYERLRAGLEVLERHGRPRHLSARVSVTPYTGRLLDILEHGIGLGFDEVGFAAVVSAPDPAYEIGTDTFTGFLQQMVECGEAALRELAAGRPYPFGNFQTAMYELHTGGHRPYPCGAGAGYLSASAEGGLYACHRLVDDPAFAMGSLAQGPDQGARAAHLAARHVDRAEPCRSCWARYLCGGGCYHEVTRRGRPGCDYIRGWLAFCLRAYVELSQAAPEFFRNPTASDLPGDPAALAR from the coding sequence ATGAGCGTCCTGCTGCAGATCGGCAGGAGGCCGCCGGAACGCGAACCGCGGCCCGCCTCCGGAGCCGCCCCGGGCCCGCTCGGCCTCGACGCCGAGACCAGGGTGTTCCGCAGCGCCCACGGAGCCCACCTGTTCGTCGCCGACGGCAGCCGGATCTACGACCTCCCGGAAGAGGCCGCGGACCGCCTGGAGCGGTGGACGGCCGCCGCCCACGACCCGGCCCAGGACGCCGACCTCGCCGCCGGACTGGGTCTGCCGCTCTGGGGCGGGGCGGGCATGCCGGCCCCGCGGATCGACGGCACCCCGGCCGCCGTACCGCCGCTGTCCTCCCTCTCGCTCAACGTGATGCAGGCCTGCAACCTCAGCTGCGGCCACTGCTACGCCGACGAGGGCCGGTTCGGCGGCTCCGCCCGGGCCATGCCCCGCGAGACCGCGTTCGCCGCAGTGGACCGGCTCCTCGCCGAGGCCGCCCCGGACGCGGCGGTGGTGGTCGGGTTCATGGGCGGCGAGCCACTGCTCGCCCGCGACCTGGTGCACGAGGTCGTCGCGTACGCGACCCGGGCCGGAGCCGCCACCGGGCACGCCGTCCGCTTCGCGCTCACCACCAACCTCACCACGGTCCGGCCCGCGGACGCGGAACTGTTCGCCGCCCACCCCTTCACCGTGGCCGTCAGCCTCGACGGCGACCGGGCCGGCCACGACGCACTGCGCCGGGCCCCGGGCGGGGGCAGCGCGTACGAACGGCTGCGGGCCGGGCTGGAGGTGCTGGAGCGGCACGGAAGGCCGCGCCACCTCTCGGCCCGGGTGAGCGTGACCCCGTACACCGGACGGCTGCTCGACATCCTGGAGCACGGCATCGGCCTCGGCTTCGACGAGGTCGGCTTCGCCGCGGTGGTGAGCGCCCCGGACCCCGCCTACGAGATCGGCACCGACACCTTCACCGGATTCCTCCAACAGATGGTCGAGTGCGGGGAAGCGGCGCTGCGCGAGCTGGCGGCGGGCCGCCCGTACCCCTTCGGCAACTTCCAGACGGCGATGTACGAACTGCACACCGGCGGCCATCGCCCGTACCCCTGCGGCGCCGGCGCCGGATACCTCAGCGCCTCCGCCGAGGGCGGCCTCTACGCCTGCCACCGGCTGGTCGACGATCCGGCCTTCGCCATGGGCTCGCTGGCCCAGGGACCCGACCAAGGCGCCAGAGCGGCCCATCTGGCGGCCCGCCACGTGGACCGGGCCGAGCCCTGCCGGTCCTGCTGGGCCCGCTACCTGTGCGGCGGCGGCTGCTACCACGAGGTCACCCGGCGCGGCCGGCCCGGCTGCGACTACATCCGCGGCTGGCTGGCCTTCTGCCTGCGCGCCTACGTCGAACTCTCCCAGGCCGCACCGGAGTTCTTCCGGAATCCGACCGCATCCGACCTCCCGGGCGATCCGGCCGCCCTGGCCCGCTGA